GTTTAACCCCTGGGCAGTCAGGTACGGCAAGTGGGGGGCGGCGCTGGTGGCTTTTGCCGGACCATTAACCAACCTGCTACTAGCCATATTTTTTGCGGCTTGGCTGGCATTTGTACCAATCGTCCAAGAACTCATACCCTTATTTATTATGATGATTTCAGTGAATGTCGCTTTCTTTGTGTTTAATATGATACCCATCCCGCCTCTAGACGGCTCTAGGATCCTATATGCGGTTGCACCCAGCGGGCTCAGAAGGGTAATGGATAGCCTGGAGCAGAGCGGGCTCATTATTATATTCTTACTACTGCTAGTGGCCAGCCCGGTTATTATGCCCTTAATTAGCGGCGTGGTAGGAGCGATTATGCAGATTTTAGTACCTGGCTTGACTGGTTTAACAGGTTAAACTGGGCTACAATAAATACAGCTTGTGCATCCTTGGCGGCGCTAAGTATTTTTTCTCAAGCTTTTTGAATGGGAGCTCAAGATTGTCTGACGGTGCGCCGTTATGACTGAGGGCACCCACCTGCGATATTGCGGGAAAAAGGCAAAGCGCTGCCATGATGCATGGGTTTAAGAGCAGCTTTGATCTCGACACGTATAAGTGAAACCAGTTTGGAGAACGGGGTGTGGCGCAGTTGGCAGCGCGTACGGCTGGGGGCCGTGAGGTCGCAGGTTCAAGTCCTGTCACCCCGACCAATTCGAAAGTCACACTTTGTTAGTTTACAATCTAGTATTAAATTAAAGTATAATATCCATATGCCCGCATTAATAAATTCGGTTGGTCCTCAGCCTGAACTAATTATTCATACAGACGGTGGCTCCAGGGGCAACCCAGGCCCATCAGCTATAGGTGTAGTGATTTTTACACCAGATAAAGAGCACCTCGAGTCATTTGGGGAGTACATTGGGACAACCACTAACAATCAGGCAGAATATAAGGCGGTAATTGCCGGCTTAAAGGCCGCGAACAAATATAATGCTCAAAAGATCACTTTTAATATTGACAGTGAGCTAGTGGTAAGGCAATTAAATGGCCGTTACAGGGTCAAGAATCCTGAGCTAAAGCCGTTATTTGAGCAAGTGCATAGTCTAATTAAGGGTGTGGATGTCTCATTCCACCATGTGACAAGAGAAAATAACCAGTTAGCTGACATTGAGGTTAATAAAGCGCTGGATCAAGCTAGATAGCTTGAAAAAACAGCTTTTTTCAGGTATATTTGTTTGGCTAGATTGCCAGATGGCCGCCCGTAAATTACGGGAGGAAAGTCCGGACAGCATAGAGCAATGACGGTTGCTAACGGCAACCGGGAGTAAGTTCGAGCATTATTTCTCTCGAGAAAATGATACTTGAGCCAAGCCTAGGGAAAGTGCCACAGAAACGATACCGCCCAGCTTGCTGGGTAAGGGTGAAAAGAGTGGGGCAAGAGCCCACAACTTCGGTTGGTGACAACCGAAGGAGGTAAACCCCGTCTGCTGCAAGGCTGCCAGCCATACGCGATTGCTCGTCGCGGCTGGCGTGAGTGCCGCTTGAGCCGATCAGCAATGCTCGGCCCAGATAGATGGTCATCCAACCCGGTCCGCCAGTTGGTGGAGCGGGGGACAGAATCCGGCTTATAAGCAATCTAGCCAGAAAGCCTCTAGGGGCTTTCTGTTTTTTGAATAGTTAAGCTAAAATAAACCATACCTATGCGTAAACGCAGTGAGCTATTTTTTAATCTCTTTCTTTTGCCCATCGACTTTGCTGCGATGCTGGCAGCCTTTGTCGTAGCCTATGCCATACGCGTAAAGATCGATGCCAGGCCTGTAGCTTACCCCCTGGGAATTGAATTCTTTCTGCAGATTTTTCTGCTGATAATACCAGTTATTATCCTCATATTCGCTCTAACCGGTCTTTACAACCTATCTAGTATTAGAGGCCGCTTGCAGGAAGCCGGTAAGATATTCGTAGCCGTTTCAGGGGGTCTGATGTTCATGATAATGGTGGATTTCTTTAGTATCTCGCCAATATTCCCCTCCAAGTCTATTCCGTTCTATGCTTATGGCATAAGTCTGGTTACAGTAACACTGGGCCGTCAAATTGTAAGGAGCCTGCAACGAGCGCTGTTCCGCCGCGGAATTGGTACTTACCGGGTAGTGGTTGTAGGCAGCGGCCCGATTGCTGCAAATGTAGTGAACGGGCTTAAAGACACCAGGACCTCCGGCTACCAAATAGTCGGAGCGATTGATAGCGCAAAAGGCTCCCAGAAGCGTATGGGCAAGATAAGAGTCGACCGTAATCTAACTAATCTTGTTAACCGCCTGGGTGGTGTGGAATTTGATGAAATAATTCAGGCTGACTCTTCTCTGGCCCAAGAAGAAATACTCGAGCTCGTAACATTTGCTAGCAATCACCACCTGACTTATAGGTTCGTCCCAAACCAGCTGGGGATTTATGCTACCCACTCGACTATCAGCACAATGGCTGGGATGCCAATGGTGGAAATCAAGCGTACTCCGCTCGATGGCTGGGGAAGGATTGTAAAAAGAGCTTTTGATTTAACTGCTTCAGGACTGGCTTTAATAATTTTGACCCCTCTTTTTACTGTAATTGGCCTTATTATTAAGCTAATTGATCCCGGGCCGGTGTTTTATAAGCACAAACGTCTGAGTCGGGAAGGCAAGTATATAAATGTATATAAATTCAGAACAATGAAAGCCAAATACTGCACAGGGCCTGGCTTTACCGGCAAGTCTGATGCCGAGGTTTTTGCTGATTTAGGTAAACCAGAGCTGACCCAGGAATTCGATAAACAGCAGAAGCTGAAAGATGATCCTCGTGTTAGCCCAGTTGGTAGATTCTTACGCCGAACCAGTTTGGATGAACTTGCACAGCTATTCAACGTTGTAAAAGGCGATTTAAGTTTGGTTGGCCCCCGCCCTATAGTTCAGGCCGAATTAGATAGATATGGCACGCAGCAGTCCAAGCTGCTGTCCCTGCGCCCTGGTGTTACCGGTTGGTGGCAGATCTCTGGACGAAGCGACATAGATTACGATGAACGGGTTAAGCTGGATATGTATTATGTCGAGAACTGGAGCTTCTGGCTGGATATAAAGATCATTTTAAGAACAGTTGTGGTCCTAATAGCAGGCCGAGGAGCTTATTGATGAGGCAGCTCAAAGTTGCGATAGTTCATGACTGGATGGTTTCGCCAGGAGGCGCCGAGAAGGTTGTGCTGGAGCTTCACAAAATATGGCCCAAGGCACCGATATATACTGCTGCTTATGAGCCGAGCAAGTTTCCCGAATTTGCGGATGCGGATGTGCGACCTACTTGGCTAAACCGCATAAAACTAGCAAAAACTAAACATCAACTATTCACAATCCCCAGAGCATGGGCTTTTAAAACACTTAATTTGTCGGATTATGATTTGGTAATCTCCTCGTCCAGTGCGGAATCTAAATATGTTAAAACTGGTCCCAGCACAGCCCATATTTGCTACTGCCATACGCCCGTACGCTACTATTGGAGCGATTACGACTGGTATCGCAAGCATCCGCCTTTCGGCAAGCTCAACCCTCTTGCTGGGCTGGTACTCCCGTTTCTAATTGGCACTTTGCGCAGAATGGACTACAAAGCGGCCCAAAAGGTCGATTATTATCTAGCAAATTCAGCAAATGTGCAGGCGCGTATTAAGCGCTACTATGGCCGCGACTCTGAGGTTGTATACCCCCCCATTGAAACTGGCAGTTTTACAAAACCACGCACCCCAAAGGACTACTACTTAATAGTGGGGCGGCAAGTGGCTTATAAGCGTCTGGATCTGGCCGTGGATGCCTTTAATAAACTGGGGTTGAAGCTGAAAGTTGCAGGATCGGGTGAGGAAATAAACCGGCAGAAAGCCCGATCCAAGCCCAATATTGAGTATCTCGGTTTTGTTAGCGGAGATGAACTGGCCGATCTTTACGCCGGGGCTAAGGGTTTTATTTTCCCGCCCGAAGAAGACTTTGGTATAGCACCGGTTGAGGCAATGTCGGCCGGCTGCCCCGTAATTGCCTATGCTAAGGGCGGTGCACTGGAGTATGTTATTGAAGGGGAGACAGGGGTTTTATTTAAAAAACAGACCCCGCAGGACCTGATTGATGCAGTTAAGCGCTTGCAAGGCATTAAGTTTGACGAGAAGAAGATCAGGCGTCATGCCAAACAGTTCGATAGAAAAGTATTTATAAAAAAAATAAGAGACTTTGTTTCTAAAGTCTCAGTTTCTGTTAGCTAACTATTTAGCTTGGTGCTTAGTAACGTGTTCCACAACAGCCTTAAAAGCGGCTGGCTGGCTAACAGCTAGTTCGCTTAGGATTTTACGGTCCAGTGTTACACCGGATTTCTTCATTAGACCCATGAACTTGCTATAAGTTATTCCTGTTTCACGTAGCCCGGCATTGATACGCACAATCCAGAGTGAGCGGAAGTCGCGTTTTTTAGTCCGTCGGTCGCGGTAGGCGTAAGAAAGCGCCTTCAGCACTGCCTCACGGGCTTTTTTAATACTGGCACGCCGCATATGGCTCATACCTTTGGTTTGAGCCCGCAGTTTCTTATGTTTTTTGTGGGAGGCTACGCCCCGTTTAACTCTCATAAATTACTTATACTTTCCTAGCATCTTTTTAATATTGGCAGCATCGCCCTGAGAAACTTCGAACTCTTTAACGTATGTACGCTTAGTCTTGGTTTGCTTATGACCAAGGAGGTGACTACGATATGCCTTCCGGCGCAGCATCTTGCCGCCAGCCGAAAGTTTAATCCGCTTAGCCATTCCTTTATGAGTTTTGAGTTTTGGCATCTTTCTTACTTCCAATTACTGTGCTTATTTCCCGGCCCGATAGGGGGTTGGTCTGTTCGACCTCAGCTATATCGGATAGAGCTTCAATGACCCGGCTGATAATAGCCAGGCCGAGGTCAGGATGGGTAATTTCCCGTCCGCGGAATAATACGCTAATTTTAACTTTATGACCAGACTCTAAAAATTTACGGGCTCGGTCAAGCTTAACATTAAAGTCATGATCACCGATTTTTAATCCAAACCGCACCTGTTTAATCTCTACCTGTTTTTGATTCTTACGGCTTTTTTGGATCTGCTTAGTCTGTTCATAGCGGTATTTGCCCCAATCCAGAATTTTAACCACTGGGGGTTTGGCATTGGGTGCGATTTCAACTAGGTCATACCCAGCTGCTTCCGCGCGCTCCAGGGCTTCTTGCAAACTGACAACACCAGCCTGATTACCTTCGAGATCGACTAATCTGACCTCAGGGGCAGTGATCTCTCGGTTGAGGCGGGTTTTGTGAGCTATTACAGGTCTCCTTAAGCTAACCCGAGTCTAACAGATGAGCCTCTTCTGGTCAATAAGTTACAAAAAGGCTTAATTTTTGAAGTTTCCGGACTGTTTTTCGGTAATAAACCGTATGCGTCTGTCGGTCAGGCGAATTACAATCGGAGTTTTACCGGCCAGATTGCCGTCTATCATTACTTGTGTTTCGGGGTTAATTTCGATGACAGCCCGATCGGCTTTGACTCTGGTGCTAATATTCTCCAATCTACCAGGAGTTTTCTTCAGCAGCTGCCAGGCATAATTTGTGAGATCCCAGCGCGAAGGTTTTTCGGTTAGGCTAATGATTAGTTTATTGTCGGCCAGAGGGTTGTCGAACTTTTGATTGGCAACGGTCAGGCTGAAGAGGGGGGATGTAAGTTCATATTTACTATCAACCGTAATCTTGCACTTTAGTGGCTTAAAATTTTTGGCTTGGTCGAAACTGGTCTTAAACTGTTTAATCTTGTCTTTCAAACCTTCCTTGGAGCCATTTTCCGCCCGATCTTCCAGCTGGGTTTCAAAGCCCAGCACCAAGGTCGATAAAAAGAATTTTTGTCCGGCGGCAATTAGTCCGTAGCTTGTAATTCGGCGGGCGGCCAGCACCTCACAGGCCTGTTGCCAATCATGGATACCCAAATGACCCGCCAGCAGGTTAGAACTACCGGTTGGAATAATGCCTATGGCAGTATTATTCTCTCGGCTTATACCATTAATAACTTCATTCACCGTATCATCTCCGCCGACAGCCACAATGGTATTCATTCCCTTTTTTACAGCCAGCTCCGCTATTTTGGCGGCATCGCCAGGGCCGGTAGTCTTAGCAAACTCTCCACTAATACCCAGCTCTGTTAGCCTGCTTCTTAGCTTGTCCTGAATGTTATTAATCGCCCCTTTACCAGCGGCTGGATTGATGATGTAGTAGTACATTAGTCTTCAGCAGGCTCTTTGTTTGTGGCTTCTGTCTGTGTTTGAGCTGGCTTCATTTTGCTATTACCGATAAATATACCACCGCGCTCTATGCTTAAGAGAGAGGCGGTAATGTCACCGGCTACTTGCCCAGTGGCTGTAATAGTAGCTCCTTCGGTAGCCTGAATGTCTCCCTTTTGCTGCCCGGCTATTGTGATGTTTTGCCCAGCAACATCACCTGCTATTTGAGCATTGACTCCAATTGTCACATCGCGGGCCGATTTTACATTGCCTTCCAGGTGGCCGTCTATTAAAATATCACCCTCACTGGCTAAATTACCTTTGAGCCGAACATTAGCGCCGATAATAGTATCTGTTTCGGTAACTCCTAATAAATCATGTTTTTTTGGCATCTGATTTCTCCTTACTGTGCGGCTTTCTTTTTGAGGCCTGTTTAAGTGCTTTTAATTCTTCCTCGGCGAGGGCATGCTTACTTTTACCGTAATCAATTGGTTTTACATATACCCGTGTACCGGTTCGGCTGTGGATGCTAGTTATGACATAGCCGGAATCATGTGCATCCAGGACCGCCAGCACAAAGCTTTGATCCCCACCGGTATCACCAAATGGATTGAACCTCACAATCGAAATTTTTTGCGATGACAGGCTTTGGGATTCGGCTAATTGGCGGTAGAGAGTGTCGAGTTTTTTCAGGTGGGATTCGGTTGAATTAACCGATTGAAAATATTTGGCCAATGTCTTTTCCAGCTCACCGCCCTCGGTTGTAAATGCAGCATTAAATCGCTGGCGCAGCCTGATAGTTTGCCATACCGCGAAGGCTGCTGTAGCAATACTTGCACCGCTGATTAGCCAAATTGTATTAACGTTCTCCACGCCAAACAGTATAGTGTGTGGGGCAAACTCTCTGCAACTGCAGCCAGCCCCAGTTGTGTTAAAATTAGTCTATTATGGCTAGAAAAACCAAGCGCAAAAAAAGTAAAAAACAGAAGCGCCAGGAACTTAGTACAGTTGTACCGCCGGCTATGCCAGCCGTGCAAGCCAGCGAGGAGCCGCCGCAATCGCTTGAACTTCCCACAGACCACAAGCTAAGTTATGTGAAGACCGACATTAAAAGGATAGTGTGGTTACTGGCCACCGCTATCATTCTGCAAATAACTATTTGGTACGCCTTTCAACTACAGTAGTCAGAGTTTTGGCCGATACTGCAAAGCTTCAGCCAGGTGGCAGGTTTGTATATTCTGGCTTCCTGACAGATCGGCTATGGTTCGGGCTACCCTTAAAACTCTCATATACGACCTAGCTGATAAATTCAGACTGGAGAGCGCTTGGCGTTCCAGGCGGCGGCCTTCTTCATCCAGTTGGCAGTGGGTCTTAATTTGAGCATTATCCATACCTGCGTTGATGTTGGCAGATTTTAGGCGCTTGGCTTGAATGAGCCTGGCAGTATGTACTCGTTCGGCTACAGACTTGCTTGGTTCGGCGGTTGCTTTAGCAATCATACTTTCTTGTTCGACCGGCGCCACATCTACGAATAGATCGACCCTGTCTAGTAGCGGGCCGGAGACCTTCTTGCTGTATCGTGCTACTTGTGCCGGGCTACAGACACATTCCCGCTTAGCATCGCCAGCATAGCCGCAGGGGCAGGGGTTCTGGGTGGCTACCAACATAAATCGGGCCGGATAGGTGATAGAACCAGAAGCTCTAGCAATACTTACCACACCGTCTTCTAAGGGCTGGCGCAGCACCTCCAGTACATGGCGGGGGAATTCCGGCAGCTCGTCGAGGAAGAGTACTCCCCGGTGGCTCAGACTGATCTCGCCTGGCTTAGGCCAAGTGCCGCCGCCAATCAGAGCTACATCGCTGGCCGTGTGGTGAGGGTTTCGGAAAGGCCTTTGATAGCCCGCCTCAGCCGACAGACCGGCTAGGCTATATAACTCAGCGATTTCGATTGTTTCTTCTAAGCTTGGTGCAGGTAGGAGCCCGGCCAAGGCTCTGGCTAGCAAGGTCTTGCCGGTGCCGGGAGGGCCGGAGAGCAGAATATTATGGCCGCCCGCCGCCGCTACTTCAATAGCTCGCTTGGCTTGGTTCTGGCCGTAAATATCTTGCATATCGACAGCCGGTTTAGCCTGAGCTTTAACCTTCCTAGCAGAGCCGGAATAGGGCTTTACTGCCTCTTCTTTCGCCAAGTGCCGGTACAGCTGCCGCAAGGACTTAAGGGGGTAGAGGGTTAACCCTTCCACTAAAGAAGCCTCCTGAATGTTAGCTTCGGGTACGAATATCTCAGATATACCGCTGATTTTGGCTAGCCGTACTGCCGAGAGTACGCCCTTGGTGGAGCGCACCGAACCATCCAGTGCCAGCTCTCCTGTAAAGAGATAATCGTTTGGGTCTATACTGAGCTGTTCGCTGGCTGTGAGTATAGCAACAGCAATACTCAGGTCATAAGCCGTGCCGTCTTTAGGCAGGTCGGCCGGAGCAAGATTAAGGGTAATGCGCTTGGGGGGCAGAAATAGGCCACTGTTCTTAATAGCGCTGCGTACGCGATCTTTGGCTTCGGCTACGGCTTTATCTCCTAGACCTACTACCGTAAAGGAGGGGAGGCCGCTGGCCAGATCGCACTCCACATCGATGAGTTGTCCTTTTACACCTATACAGGTTGGGGCGAGCACTTTAGCTGGCATTTTATTTCTCCGCCGCCCGTTAATTAGTAATAAAACGATGTTAGCGAACAAAAAGCGAACTGTCAAATGTCTTATGTTGTCAATGCTTATTTACAAATGCTACAAATCAGCGTACAATCTATAAGCTATGAATGAAGAACTGGTAAAACAAGTAGAAGATCTCGGCCTGAGCAACAAGGAAGCCCGGGTTTATCTAGCCAACCTAATGCTTGGCCCTTCTGGCGTGCAGCAGATAGCAGAAGCCGCAGGTATAAAGCGGGTTACTACCTACGTTATACTCGAATCTTTAGTCGGCCTGGGGCTGGTCAGCCAGACTACCCATGCCAAAAAAACTTTATTTAATGCGGAAGACCCTCAACATCTCAGCCGTCTACTGGAGAAGAGGGAGGAAGCGCTTAAGGAGCAGAAGCAGAACCTTAGCGAATTGCTGCCAGATATAAAGAAGCTTAAATCGCTTTCTAAAGATGTTCCAGCAGTAAAATTTTATGAAGGTGCAGAGAGTATGATGACTATTTATAAGTCTTTGCCTCTCGTTTTTAAAAAATACAATGTTAAGGAAAGTTTCGGTATCAGCAATTTGGATCAACTATATGCTTCCTTTCCTGAGATAAAAGATGCCCAGGCTAACCCCTCTCGTGTTGATGCCAAAGTAAAGAGCAGATTTATTTACACCACTAAAGAAGGACCAATTATTAAAGAATCAGATTCGGTCGCAATACGCGAATCAAGGTTTGTGCCTTTAGATAAATTCCCCTTCAATTGTGACATTGGTATAGTGGGGGATTTTATCTCGGTCATGTCACTTGAAACACCACGGCCAATGGGAATTACTATTGAAAGCGCAGCTCTGGCTAAGGGGTTCAAGGCTGTGTTTGAGCTGGCCTGGGAAGGCGCTGAAAAGTATGATAAAGAAAATAAGAGTAAGTAAGTTAAAACTTGTAGTTGACTTTAAGCCGTAATAGGAGTACAATCGGTTTTGTCTCTTTGGCATCGGCCTATGGTTTATGCCAAAAGAAGTGCAGTACAAAAAGCTTCTTCGCCCCGTCGAAGAAGCCGACCAGGCAAGGAGAGTGGGATGCCATGTTCGGTCTGTAGATCGACACGCACATGGCGCCCCCGCTGAAAGCGGTTTCTTCACGGCTACCTAGCTGTAGTTCCGCTTCGGCGGGGCGTCAAAGACTTCTTCTGCCTATGCTGTCGCTTAGGAGTGACGCCCCGCGCGTCAGCTAAGGGAAGAAGACAGGGAATCCTGAGCATGGACTGCCGGGCCAAGGATTGGCTCGAGAGTCACCTCAGGAACCCATTGCACCGAGCGGCGCCGGGGATCGGTCCCAAGGACTTTGTCCAAAAGACCGTCCCCGGCCACGCTTCTCAACTTTGAGCTTTTAGCTCTCAGTAACCTCCAGTTCTGCTGGAGGTTTTTCAATATAAGCTCCTTGGACCGGTTTAGTCTATCGGCTCTGGATATATCAGGGTTTTTACTTTTTAGGCAGGCGCGCAGGTAGTCTAAACCGTCTTTTAGGCGGTTTTTTAGCGTTAATATGGCCCTTTAGTACCGTTTCATACAGTCTGGCCAGTTGCTTGGCTTGGCGCTCGGCAGAGTACTTAGCCGCAAGCTTAATGCTGGCTTCACCCATATCCTGGCGCAGCCGATCGTTCGTCAGCACCTGGCTGAGTCTTCGGGCAAAGCTGCGCGCGTTATTACGGGAGAATAGACCATTAACCTTATCTATAACTACATTAGTGATGTCGTGATCGATCATAACAATCGGCAATCCGGCCCAAGCCGCTTCCTGGATAACCAGGCCTTGGGTGTCGGTGGTGGAAGGGAAGGCAAAGACGGTGGCTACCTTATAGGCTGCCCCCAGCCGACTTCTTTCTATTCGGCCGGTAAATACGACGCGATCGGCTACACCCAGGTTCTTAGCCTGCCTCACCAGCTTGTCCTGCTTCTCGTGGCGGCCGATTAATACCAGCTTAGCCTTAGGGTGGCTGGGCGCAATTATAGCAAAGGCGGTAATTAACAGATCCACGCTTTTTTCATCTCCCAGCCGGCCGACGAAGAGGATTACCTGATCGCTCTCTTTTAACCCATATCTCTCACGGAACAGCTTAGCAGCCCTAGTGGTCGTAGTAATTTTGTCAACACCTGTCGGTAAAACCCTGATTAAAGACTTGGTTTTCCACGATCGCAGCTGCTGCTCGATTTTGATAGAGGGTACAATAACCCGATCACAATAGTTATGCAGCATAGTAATGCCTTTAACGATTATTTTCTGATTCCAGGCATCCACATTACGTTCCGGCTTTATGCTGCTTAGAGCAAATCGTAGGTCGTCCATTTTGCCCCCGGTAATTAAAGGGGAAAGCATAGAAAGGGCAATCGCGCCAGGCAAGACCTGGGGGTAGTAAGTAACGTACTCATATAAGTCTGAGTGATAGGTGGTAACAAGGGGTTTGCGGTTGTGTATGGCGTAGTAGGCTCCTAGTAGGCCGATTTGGCCAGGGGTATGGTAATGCACGATGTCAGGGTTTATCTTTTTTATCTTCAGCAGAGCCTGCGGGGGGAAGAATATACTAGTCAGATAGTCATCGAATACCAGGCCCTTGACTGCCGGAAACCTAAGGATGTTAGGGGATTTCTCCTTATAACGAAGCCCAGGAGCCGGGGCGATCACGTGAACCTCGTGGCCCAGCTTTTCCAGCTCAACCCGAAAAGTCTCTATGGAGTAAGCTACTCCATCAGCTCTGGGCAGGTATGAATCTGTGAAAAAAGCTATTTTCATTTACTAGCTATTAGTTGTCGGTATAGTCTGCATAGTTGCTTGGCTCCGCTGGCATTATCGAACTTGGTGGCAATTGCGCGTGATAACTCAACTGCCTCCCTATAGTATACCTGGTTGTCGTGAAGGCGTTGCACTATATGCGCAAAGGTCTTGTCTGTGCCGCGAAGAATATCTTGGCCAAAGTTAGAATCGTAAGAGGGGATATCTCTAACGACAATAGGCAGGCCGGCGGCGGCGGCTTCTAGTACAGCTAATGGGTGTCCTTCCCGATTGGAGGGCATAATAAACACATCGGCAGCCCAGTAGTACTGCTTGACCTCGCTATGCTCAAGGGGGCCAATAGTACTCATATTTGCTGGCTGCTTGTGCGTAAGCTCTAGCATATCCTTATAACTGGCACTTAGGTGTTTGAACGGCGTACCGCCAATCCAAATGAATCTGAAGCCCGGAAACTGCTTTGCAAGACTCAAAAAGCTCTCATACCGCTTGGTGGGGTTAATCTGCCCGACAGACAGTACGATGAAGTCAGTGGATCCAAGCCCCAGCTTTTGCCGGGCCAGCCGCTTACCATCTTTCGCCGGTTTATATTGGGCTGTATCGACCGTATTGGGTATTACGGTAATCTTATCTGACTTTATTCCAAGCTTTCTAATCAAGCTTTGCTCTACTTCTTCCGATATCGCTATGATTTTGTCTGCGCGGTTGTAGAAAAATTTTAGGTACCAAGCCGCCAGACGATACCAGTACTTAGCTCCGGCTACCGTTCCCACGAAAGCGTCTGGCACAACGTGGGCCGTTACGACCTTTTTGTTGCCACCCAACACGAGCGCCACTAGGCCGTACGGGCCAGTAGTGTGCACGTGCGTAATGTCAGCGGATCCCAGTTGGTTAACTCTAACCAGGACATCATTACGCTCACCCAGGGCCAGTACATGCTCTCTAAAGGCTGTATCGACCCCATGCCCACCAATAGAAAAGGCCGATTCAGAAATAATATTTACTTTCAGTTTCATATAATAATCGCGGTTTTATAACAAGAAATTAGGCACTGGGCTATATTGTACTAAAAATTATAGTAATAAAACAAAAACCGGAGGCTAGCTGCCTCCGGTTGCAGTAGAACCGCACTAACTACATGCGGTCTTCTTGGCCAGGTTCGGTTTCCTCTCCCTCAGTACCAGAGTGATCTAATTGCTCCCCAAAAGTTGGGTGGTTTTTTGTTTCTTCTCCAGAAAACTCTTCTTGAAGAGCGTCATTTAGCTCCGGATCCGCGTTTTGCTGGG
This Candidatus Dormiibacterota bacterium DNA region includes the following protein-coding sequences:
- a CDS encoding glycosyltransferase — protein: MRQLKVAIVHDWMVSPGGAEKVVLELHKIWPKAPIYTAAYEPSKFPEFADADVRPTWLNRIKLAKTKHQLFTIPRAWAFKTLNLSDYDLVISSSSAESKYVKTGPSTAHICYCHTPVRYYWSDYDWYRKHPPFGKLNPLAGLVLPFLIGTLRRMDYKAAQKVDYYLANSANVQARIKRYYGRDSEVVYPPIETGSFTKPRTPKDYYLIVGRQVAYKRLDLAVDAFNKLGLKLKVAGSGEEINRQKARSKPNIEYLGFVSGDELADLYAGAKGFIFPPEEDFGIAPVEAMSAGCPVIAYAKGGALEYVIEGETGVLFKKQTPQDLIDAVKRLQGIKFDEKKIRRHAKQFDRKVFIKKIRDFVSKVSVSVS
- a CDS encoding DUF4446 family protein, whose amino-acid sequence is MENVNTIWLISGASIATAAFAVWQTIRLRQRFNAAFTTEGGELEKTLAKYFQSVNSTESHLKKLDTLYRQLAESQSLSSQKISIVRFNPFGDTGGDQSFVLAVLDAHDSGYVITSIHSRTGTRVYVKPIDYGKSKHALAEEELKALKQASKRKPHSKEKSDAKKT
- the rplT gene encoding 50S ribosomal protein L20; this translates as MRVKRGVASHKKHKKLRAQTKGMSHMRRASIKKAREAVLKALSYAYRDRRTKKRDFRSLWIVRINAGLRETGITYSKFMGLMKKSGVTLDRKILSELAVSQPAAFKAVVEHVTKHQAK
- a CDS encoding diacylglycerol kinase family protein, coding for MYYYIINPAAGKGAINNIQDKLRSRLTELGISGEFAKTTGPGDAAKIAELAVKKGMNTIVAVGGDDTVNEVINGISRENNTAIGIIPTGSSNLLAGHLGIHDWQQACEVLAARRITSYGLIAAGQKFFLSTLVLGFETQLEDRAENGSKEGLKDKIKQFKTSFDQAKNFKPLKCKITVDSKYELTSPLFSLTVANQKFDNPLADNKLIISLTEKPSRWDLTNYAWQLLKKTPGRLENISTRVKADRAVIEINPETQVMIDGNLAGKTPIVIRLTDRRIRFITEKQSGNFKN
- a CDS encoding sugar transferase, with protein sequence MRKRSELFFNLFLLPIDFAAMLAAFVVAYAIRVKIDARPVAYPLGIEFFLQIFLLIIPVIILIFALTGLYNLSSIRGRLQEAGKIFVAVSGGLMFMIMVDFFSISPIFPSKSIPFYAYGISLVTVTLGRQIVRSLQRALFRRGIGTYRVVVVGSGPIAANVVNGLKDTRTSGYQIVGAIDSAKGSQKRMGKIRVDRNLTNLVNRLGGVEFDEIIQADSSLAQEEILELVTFASNHHLTYRFVPNQLGIYATHSTISTMAGMPMVEIKRTPLDGWGRIVKRAFDLTASGLALIILTPLFTVIGLIIKLIDPGPVFYKHKRLSREGKYINVYKFRTMKAKYCTGPGFTGKSDAEVFADLGKPELTQEFDKQQKLKDDPRVSPVGRFLRRTSLDELAQLFNVVKGDLSLVGPRPIVQAELDRYGTQQSKLLSLRPGVTGWWQISGRSDIDYDERVKLDMYYVENWSFWLDIKIILRTVVVLIAGRGAY
- the infC gene encoding translation initiation factor IF-3, which codes for MAHKTRLNREITAPEVRLVDLEGNQAGVVSLQEALERAEAAGYDLVEIAPNAKPPVVKILDWGKYRYEQTKQIQKSRKNQKQVEIKQVRFGLKIGDHDFNVKLDRARKFLESGHKVKISVLFRGREITHPDLGLAIISRVIEALSDIAEVEQTNPLSGREISTVIGSKKDAKTQNS
- the rpmI gene encoding 50S ribosomal protein L35; translated protein: MPKLKTHKGMAKRIKLSAGGKMLRRKAYRSHLLGHKQTKTKRTYVKEFEVSQGDAANIKKMLGKYK
- a CDS encoding polymer-forming cytoskeletal protein; the encoded protein is MPKKHDLLGVTETDTIIGANVRLKGNLASEGDILIDGHLEGNVKSARDVTIGVNAQIAGDVAGQNITIAGQQKGDIQATEGATITATGQVAGDITASLLSIERGGIFIGNSKMKPAQTQTEATNKEPAED
- a CDS encoding site-2 protease family protein, with amino-acid sequence MFPDPISLIYIILALILALTLHEFAHAWTSDYLGDSTARSQGRLTLNPKAHIDPFMTLLLPLALIIAGSPVIFGAAKPVPFNPWAVRYGKWGAALVAFAGPLTNLLLAIFFAAWLAFVPIVQELIPLFIMMISVNVAFFVFNMIPIPPLDGSRILYAVAPSGLRRVMDSLEQSGLIIIFLLLLVASPVIMPLISGVVGAIMQILVPGLTGLTG
- a CDS encoding ribonuclease HI family protein — its product is MPALINSVGPQPELIIHTDGGSRGNPGPSAIGVVIFTPDKEHLESFGEYIGTTTNNQAEYKAVIAGLKAANKYNAQKITFNIDSELVVRQLNGRYRVKNPELKPLFEQVHSLIKGVDVSFHHVTRENNQLADIEVNKALDQAR